The Ascochyta rabiei chromosome 10, complete sequence genome has a window encoding:
- a CDS encoding Beta-galactosidase → MRSINSLSWLSVLASLTTSIPAINAQNNSIEQWPLHDNGLNDVVQWDHYSFKVNGKRLFVFSGEIHYWRIPVPEIWEDLLEKIKAAGFTAFAFYGNWGYHSANNQTIDFETGAHDFTKLYEIAERVGLYVITRPGPYINAEVNAGGFPTWLTTGAYGKLRDDDPRYLAALDPYFSEFSKRAAEHGVTKGGNNLVYQIENEYGQQWKDRSKKIPDLPSGRYMDALEKSARANDIDVPLIHNDPNLNTKSWSKDYAPGALGNVDVAGLDSYPSCWSCNLDECTGTNGEYVAYQTINYYDHFLEVSPTQPSFFPEFQGGSYNPWGGPEGGCPGDIGADFANLFYRNLISQRSTALSLYMMFGGTNWGALACPVVATSYDYSSPISENRKIDSKYYETKNLAMFTRIAEDLTVTDRIGNSSSYTTNSAVKASELRNPETNGAFYVTVHDYSPSGTREEFKLRVSTSIGNLTVPQTGSIVLNGHQSKIIVTDFAIGNNTLTYSTAEVLTYSVVDGKPVVVLWTGAGEPAEFHVKGAKKGSIAQNGKAANATVKADSFGVLVNVPSVSGQSVYEFNNGVKVVVVDKPTGYLFWAPNLSKDPFAPVDQSILVQGPYLVRHVASENGILALKGDILNSTDVEVFASKSFKKLSWNGQELKTHRTAHGSLKASVKAFSGSIKLPELDDWKVADGLPEKLPSYNDSGAAWVEANHVTTPNPTKPATLPVLYVDEYGFHNSFHLFRGYFEGAATGVNLALQGGLAFGWTAWLNGEFIGSWYGNSTVGQGNQTLSFNNATLNTNGTNVLLIAQDNSGHDLRGGATDPRGILGASLQGGANFTKWKIAGEAGGEKVQLDPIRGPLAEGGLTAERLGWHLPGFDDSKWNSSSPSAGFNGATINFYRTIVPLDIPAKVDASFAFVLNAPASKQVRVHLFVNGYQYARFNPWVGNEVKFPVPAGVLNYAGDNVIGLSVWSQSEDGAKVDVKIVQEYAIESSWESRFDSEYLRPGWTQERLAYA, encoded by the coding sequence ATGCGGTCCATCAACAGCCTCTCATGGCTGTCTGTTCTGGCTTCCCTGACCACCTCCATCCCCGCCATCAACGCTCAGAACAACTCCATCGAGCAATGGCCACTTCATGACAACGGCTTGAATGACGTTGTCCAATGGGACCACTACAGCTTCAAAGTTAACGGCAAGAGGCTCTTCGTCTTCTCTGGAGAGATCCACTACTGGCGAATTCCTGTGCCTGAGATTTGGGAGGACCTCCTTGAGAAGATCAAGGCTGCTGGCTTTACCGCATTTGCTTTCTATGGCAATTGGGGTTATCACAGCGCAAACAACCAAACCATCGACTTCGAGACCGGCGCCCACGACTTCACCAAGCTCTATGAGATCGCGGAACGCGTTGGGCTCTACGTTATCACGAGACCAGGCCCTTATATCAATGCGGAGGTGAATGCGGGTGGTTTCCCAACCTGGCTTACCACGGGTGCTTATGGCAAACTTCGTGACGACGATCCCCGCTACCTTGCAGCTCTGGATCCCTACTTCTCTGAATTCTCCAAGCGTGCCGCTGAACACGGTGTAACGAAGGGCGGTAACAACCTTGTTTACCAGATTGAGAACGAGTACGGCCAGCAATGGAAGGACAGGTCCAAAAAGATTCCGGATCTGCCATCTGGACGTTACATGGACGCTCTCGAGAAGTCAGCTCGTGCCAACGACATCGATGTCCCTCTCATTCACAACGACCCCAACTTGAACACCAAGAGTTGGTCGAAGGACTACGCTCCTGGTGCTCTGGGAAATGTTGATGTCGCTGGTCTTGACAGCTATCCGTCTTGCTGGTCTTGCAACTTGGATGAGTGCACTGGTACTAACGGCGAATATGTTGCTTACCAAACTATCAACTATTACGATCACTTCCTCGAGGTTTCGCCTACACAGCCCAGCTTCTTCCCTGAGTTCCAAGGTGGTAGCTACAACCCCTGGGGCGGACCTGAGGGCGGCTGCCCTGGTGACATTGGTGCGGACTTTGCGAACTTATTCTACCGTAATCTGATATCGCAGCGCTCGACTGCTTTGTCGCTCTACATGATGTTTGGTGGCACGAATTGGGGCGCGTTGGCGTGTCCTGTAGTGGCTACTTCGTACGATTACAGTTCTCCTATCAGCGAGAACCGCAAGATCGACAGCAAGTACTACGAGACCAAGAACCTGGCTATGTTCACTCGTATTGCGGAGGATCTGACAGTCACTGATCGCATCGGCAACTCCAGCAGCTACACTACTAACTCCGCTGTCAAGGCCAGCGAGCTTCGTAACCCGGAGACCAACGGTGCGTTCTACGTCACCGTTCACGACTACTCACCTTCTGGCACCAGAGAGGAGTTCAAGCTCCGCGTCAGCACTTCCATCGGTAACCTGACTGTTCCTCAGACTGGCTCCATTGTCCTGAACGGTCATCAATCCAAGATCATCGTTACCGATTTCGCCATTGGCAACAACACACTTACCTACTCGACTGCTGAGGTCCTTACCTACTCGGTGGTTGATGGCAAACCTGTTGTAGTCCTCTGGACTGGCGCTGGTGAACCTGCTGAGTTCCATGTCAAGGGCGCTAAGAAGGGCTCTATTGCTCAGAACGGAAAGGCCGCCAACGCCACCGTCAAGGCTGACAGCTTTGGTGTCTTGGTCAACGTTCCTTCAGTGTCTGGCCAGAGTGTCTACGAGTTCAACAACGGTGTCaaggttgttgttgtcgacAAGCCCACTGGTTACTTGTTCTGGGCACCCAACCTTTCCAAGGATCCTTTTGCGCCCGTCGATCAGTCCATCCTCGTCCAGGGTCCCTACCTTGTCCGTCACGTCGCTAGCGAGAATGGTATCTTGGCTCTCAAGGGTGACATCCTCAACTCTACTGATGTCGAGGTCTTCGCTTCTAAGAGCTTTAAGAAGCTCTCATGGAACGGCCAGGAGCTGAAGACACACCGCACCGCCCACGGCAGTCTGAAAGCTAGTGTCAAGGCCTTCAGCGGTTCTATCAAGCTTCCCGAGCTGGATGACTGGAAGGTTGCCGACGGCTTGCCTGAAAAGCTGCCCAGTTACAATGATTCCGGCGCTGCTTGGGTTGAAGCTAACCACGTCACCACTCCCAACCCAACGAAGCCTGCCACACTCCCCGTCCTGTACGTCGATGAGTATGGTTTCCACAACAGCTTCCACCTCTTCCGTGGATACTTTGAAGGCGCGGCTACAGGCGTGAACCTTGCCCTCCAGGGTGGTCTTGCTTTTGGTTGGACTGCTTGGCTCAACGGCGAATTCATCGGCTCCTGGTATGGTAACTCGACCGTTGGCCAGGGCAACCAGACTCTCTCCTTCAACAATGCGACTCTGAACACCAATGGCACGAACGTCTTGCTCATCGCCCAAGACAACAGTGGTCACGATCTGCGTGGTGGCGCTACCGACCCCCGCGGTATCCTTGGAGCTAGCCTGCAAGGCGGCGCTAACTTCACCAAGTGGAAGATTGCTGGTGAGGCTGGTGGTGAGAAGGTCCAGCTTGACCCCATCCGCGGCCCTCTGGCCGAGGGTGGTCTTACTGCCGAGCGTCTCGGCTGGCACCTTCCTGGCTTTGACGACTCCAAGTGGAACTCCAGCTCCCCATCCGCTGGCTTCAACGGCGCGACTATCAACTTCTACCGCACCATTGTCCCGCTTGACATCCCCGCCAAAGTCGATGCTTCTTTCGCTTTCGTTCTGAACGCCCCAGCTTCGAAGCAGGTCCGCGTCCATCTCTTTGTCAACGGATACCAGTACGCGCGCTTCAACCCTTGGGTCGGTAATGAGGTCAAGTTCCCGGTTCCGGCTGGTGTCCTCAACTACGCTGGCGACAACGTCATTGGTCTGTCTGTGTGGTCGCAGTCTGAGGACGGAGCGAAGGTTGATGTCAAGATAGTCCAGGAATACGCTATCGAGAGCAGTTGGGAATCGAGATTCGACTCGGAGTACCTCAGGCCCGGATGGACCCAGGAGAGGTTAGCTTATGCTTAA
- a CDS encoding Lysine 2,3-aminomutase has translation MLLNTVRLQRLVLRSKPLGANHTFAKCRSQSTSAAQEPYWQRIKPWKDVPAEDFKSYRWQLANTVPDTRKLHRFLSDVLPAHLGPTKNPLLKKIRTRQQFIDDATAALKLAPMAIRLTPHLLSVIDWDNPLDDPIRRQFLPLASGIVPDHEGLKLDSLNEQSDSPVPGLVHRYPGRALFLATSICPVYCRFCTRSYAVGANTETVSKSPQKPSRRRWEVVFQHIENTPSLHDIVVSGGDAYYLQPEDLKEIGERLLSIPHIQRIRFASKGLAVAPCRIADETDQWTNTLIELSNKGRDMAKQVCLHTHINHVNEITWVTREAANRLFKHGVIVRNQSVLLKGVNDTKEDLSNLIETLASMNIQPYYIYQCDMVRGVEDLRTPLSKIIELDKELRGTLSGFMMPAFVVDLPGGGGKRLVSTYDSYDAETGIAKYRAPGLPGYKGALEYEYHDPKVVTELAVEELRQEQEQALEQEMPLQEFTSPNVPRPALCTPLSGIIRQTPPYIYESSPTQASIAANARLMSVKPEDLAPHIGTNNWQPSAVAA, from the exons ATGCTCCTGAACACGGTCAGGCTTCAACGCCTAGTGTTGAGGTCGAAACCTCTGGGTGCCAATCACACATTCGCAAAATGTAGATCGCAGTCGACGTCTGCCGCACAAGAGCCCTATTGGCAAAGAATCAAACCATGGAAAGACGTGCCCGCAGAAGACTTCAAGTCCTACCGATGGCAG CTCGCCAACACTGTGCCAGACACAAGGAAGTTACATCGTTTCCTGTCCGATGTGTTACCAGCACATCTTGGTCCGACGAAAAATCCTCTACTCAAGAAGATCAGAACCAGACAACAGTTCATCGACGACGCAACAGCTGCACTGAAATTAGCACCAATGGCAATCAGACTTACTCCTCACCTGTTATCCGTCATCGACTGGGATAATCCCCTAGATGATCCAATTCGTCGGCAATTTCTTCCGTTGGCAAGTGGGATCGTGCCGGATCATGAAGGCTTGAAACTTGATTCGTTGAATGAGCAAAGCGATTCGC CTGTACCTGGCTTGGTCCATCGTTACCCTGGAAGAGCTCTATTCCTAG CGACTTCCATTTGCCCAGTGTACTGCCGATTCTGTACCCGCTCGTACGCCGTTGGAGCGAATACCGAAACGGTGTCGAAATCACCACAGAAGCCCAGTCGCAGGCGATGGGAGGTTGTCTTTCAGCACATTGAGAACACTCCGAGCCTCCATGATATCGTCGTTTCCGGCGGCGACGCCTATTACTTGCAGCCCGAAGATCTAAAGGAGATTGGCGAACG ACTGCTTAGCATACCTCACATCCAGCGCATTCGTTTCGCATCGAAAGGCCTCGCTGTAGCGCCATGCCGCATTGCAGATGAAACGGATCAGTGGACCAACACATTGATCGAACTCTCTAACAAAGGCCGAGACATGGCTAAGCAGGTTTGCCTACACACGCATATAAACCATGTCAACGAGATCACATGGGTTACCCGTGAGGCCGCCAACCGTCTGTTCAAACACGGTGTGATTGTGCGAAACCAATCAGTGCTCCTCAAGGGTGTCAATGACACTAAAGAAGACCTATCAAATCTCATCGAAACGCTTGCAAGCATGAACATTCAACCA TATTACATCTACCAGTGCGATATGGTACGCGGCGTTGAAGACCTTCGCACGCCTCTGAGCAAAATCATTGAGCTTGACAAAGAACTACGCGGTACACTGTCAGGGTTCATGATGCCAGCGTTTGTCGTCGACCTtcctggcggcggcggcaagCGTCTGGTGAGTACCTATGATTCGTACGACGCAGAAACAGGAATTGCAAAGTATAGAGCGCCGGGTCTGCCTGGTTACAAAGGTGCCCTCGAATATGAATATCACGACCCGAAAGTGGTAACTGAGCTCGCTGTGGAAGAGCTTCGCCAAGAGCAGGAACAGGCTCTCGAGCAGGAGATGCCTCTGCAAGAGTTCACGAGCCCCAATGTACCACGACCCGCGCTTTGCACTCCACTTTCGGGAATAATTCGACAAACTCCGCCATACATCTACGAATCCAGTCCCACGCAGGCGTCCATTGCCGCCAACGCCCGCCTGATGTCGGTCAAGCCGGAGGATTTAGCGCCACACATCGGTACCAACAACTGGCAGCCTTCTGCAGTCGCGGCGTAA
- a CDS encoding Aminoacyl-tRNA hydrolase, producing MRFSSSVVLALPVLAVAEQQIPLLDKVKSFFNQATASVASVIPSAPSAPSAPVEAAAAKAVAVVQHELTLENWKEVLTVDPTVSAPATQEWLIFVTGGNSTCYGFCGPAEKAWNASVPVIAAQPSSPKFGFIDCERESIFCNSWSVGAPSLLKFRIPKPLADQSAPVPEFRYKPLNRTSTTTETFKELVVDNQIDAIPPYEGLFHPFNGLLQQYGLAIPFGYATWGFSKMPSWLPMILISFFSRTFMSKRMNPGAAQQGGAAAPAPAR from the exons ATGCGTTTCTCGTCATCGGTCGTTCTCGCGCTGCCGGTGCTCGCAGTCGCTGAGCAGCAGATTCCCCTTCTCGACAAGGTGAAGAGCTTCTTCAACCAGGCAACGGCGTCGGTCGCTTCGGTCATCCCGTCTGCGCCCTCTGCGCCCTCTGCGCCCGTCGAGGCCGCCGCAGCCAAGGCCGTCGCCGTAGTCCAGCACGAGCTCACGCTCGAGAACTGGAAGGAGGTGCTGACTGTCGACCCCACCGTCAGCGCGCCCGCAACTCAGGAGTGGCTTATCTTCGTCACGGGCGGCAACAGCACATGCTACGGTTTCTGCGGACCCGCCGAGAAGGCATGGAAC GCATCGGTCCCTGTCATCGCTGCGCAGCCCTCTTCGCCCAAATTTGGCTTCATTGACTGCGAACGCGAGAGCATCTTCTGCAACTCGTGGTCTGTTGGCGCGCCTTCTCTGCTCAAGTTCCGCATCCCCAAGCCGCTGGCTGACCAGTCTGCGCCCGTTCCCGAGTTCCGCTACAAGCCCCTGAACCGCACCTCGACCACGACCGAGACCTTCAAGGAGCTGGTCGTCGACAACCAGATTGATGCCATCCCTCCATACGAGGGCCTCTTCCACCCCTTCAACGGCCTGTTGCAACAGTACGGTCTTGCGATTCCCTTTGGCTACGCTACCTGGGGCTTCTCCAAGATGCCCTCTTGGTTGCCCATGATCCTCATCTCATTCTTCAGCAGGACTTTCAT GAGCAAGCGCATGAACCCTGGAGCTGCTCAGCAAGGTGGCGCCGCAGCACCGGCGCCCGCTCGCTAG
- a CDS encoding MHF histone-fold complex component → MASVDGEAAGREERLKSALWYSIGQFVDDALLADDLNATPQFIGALTELVYTQIANTSRDLETFSRHAGRKAINTDDVMLLTRRNEALEDMLRQELDRLKAAEGRGEPQHNVTKGKKRGRPVGGAKGKGKA, encoded by the exons ATGGCCTCGGTTGATGGCGAAGCTGCCGGGCGCGAAGAG CGTCTTAAATCCGCTCTGTGGTACTCAATCGGCCAGTTCGTTGACGATGCCCTCCTCGCAGACGATCTGAACGCAACACCGCAGTTCATCGGCGCACTGACCGAGCTGGTATACACACAGATCG CTAACACATCCCGCGACCTCGAGACCTTCTCCCGTCACGCCGGCCGCAAGGCTATCAACACCGACGACGTCATGTTGCTTACGCGCCGCAACGAAGCTCTCGAAGACATGCTACGGCAAGAGCTGGATCGTCTGAAGGCTGCCGAGGGCCGTGGAGAGCCACAGCACAACGTCACAAAGGGCAAGAAGAGAGGGAGGCCTGTCGGTGGAGCAAAGGGGAAGGGAAAGGCTTAG